The Ignavibacteriales bacterium region TGACACCCATGGCGGTCGCCGTTGAATCGATCAGCTGCATCAGCCCCTTCGCGCTTTTCGGTGACATCGCACGGGGGTTTCCGGCCGATTCGGCGGCGATGACGGCCTTGATCAAATTCGCATCAACGTCATACTTCGTGGACGCATCCTTAATGATGTTCTGGAGCTGATCAATCCTTTTCGGCATGCTCTTCGAACTCGTGTCGGCCGGAGCGATGGACACGGTTGCACGGGGAGGCGGGGGGAGTGACACTTTCACATGGTCCGGCAGACTGACAGGTGCACTTGCCGGCCTCGGCGCCTGCTTCGGAAGGCTCTCGCCCGTGAGCTGCCTGTACAACATGTCCCCCATTCCAAGGCTGCTCTTGCGGGCGACATGTTTTGCGATTTCCAGATCAAACATCCCCTGCATCATCTCACCGCCGAAATCGGAGCTCTCGTCTTCCGATTTCTGCACCGTCTTCCGCATGTTTTGCAGCAGGTAATTGACGAAGATCGCCTCGAAATCCTGGACGGCCTTCTGGAGCTTCAGCTTGGCTTTCTCGTCGAGGACTTTCGTCTTCGGAGTGGCCTCAACTGTGGCTGCAGCATTTGTGACATCAGGTATCATGTCCTGCCCATGCTTAGATGATGACAAGATCTGCTTTGAGAGCGCCAGCTTCTTTGAGTGCCTGGAAAATGGCGATGATATCCCTTGGAGACACCTTGAGAGCGTTCAACGATTTCGCAATATCCTGCACTGTTGCAGCCCCTTCGAGCGCCACGACCGACGAACTGTCAATCCCGGCAGCCACAGTCGTCATTGATGTAGAGACGGTTTTGCCGCTGGAAAACGCATTCGGCTGAGATATGACCGGAGTCTGCTGAATCTCGATGTTGACACCGCCATGGGAGATCGCCACGGGCAGGATGGAGACATTTCCGCCGACCACGATTGTTCCCGTCCGCTCATTGATGACAACGCGCGCAGCGACGTCGGGATTGATTTCAAGTATCTCGATGATGGAGATAAATTCCACAAGCTTGCCGTCAGTACGGGAGCTGTCCGGCACTTCGACAGCTACCGTGGAAGCATCCGTCGCCCATGCGATCTTCTTCCCGAGCTTTGCGTTGATTCCCTCGGCTATGCGGCTCGCCGTCGTGAAATCCGACTGCAACAACACTATGGCAACCTTCCAGCCTTTCGCGTAATCCGTGGTAACGGATTTTTCGAGCACTGCGCCGCTCGGGATTCTCCCCGCAGCGGTGTGGTTGCGGCGTACTTCGCTTCCGCCGGCCCGCACGCTCATGCCGCCCACCGAGAGAGCTCCCTGGGCTGTCGCATAGACAGCGCCATCAAGCCCTGACAGCGGCGTCATCAACAACGTGCCCCCCTGCAATCCCGTCGCGTCACCGAGCGAAGAAACCATCACGTCAATGGCGCCCCCTTCCTTTGAGAAGGCAGGGACCGTGGCGGTCACCATCACGGCGGCCGCATTGCGCGTCCGGACGTCACTCGATGGAACGGTGATACCGAATCGTTTCAGCATACTGGTCACAGACTGGATCGTAAATGTCGATCGCTGCGTGTCTCCGGTACCGTTGAGACCGACAACCAGCCCGTACCCGATAAGCTGCTGACCGCGCACTCCCTTGACGTACGCGATGTCCTTGATCCTCGTCGCAGACCAACCGGCCTGGAACGACACTATCAGCAGAACGAAAACCAGTTTCGATGTGCATTTCATAGTCACGCTCAGAATAGCCAATGAAAGAGCTTCGTCAGCCAACCGGGGCCCTGCGACCTGTCGATCATCCCGCTCCCCTCAAAGACTATCTTCGCATCGGAGATGCTGGAGGAGTAGACGCTGTTGTCTGCCTGAACATCCGTTGGACGGATGATGCCGGAGATTTTGATTACCTGTTCCTCGCCGTTGATGCTGATCAGTCGGCTGCCGTTGATCCACATGTTTCCGTTGGAAAGAATAGAGTCGACCCGGGCGCTGATACTTGCACGCACCAAGCCCTGGCTCTGCGTGGCGCCAGACCCCTTGAAGGTGTTTCCCGATCCGAGGTTGAATCCGGCATCTGGAATCGGCGTTGCGCCGGCTTTCGCTGATCCGGAAAGTGAGATGCCGCTTTCACGGGACGAGGAGGTCTTGGAATCATTTGATGCACTCGATGCCTCCACGACGAGCACCGTAACTGCGTCGCCAACATGATTTGCCTTCTGGTCAGAAAAGAGAGATCGACTCAGATTTTCCCGCAGATCCTGTGCTTGCACCATGCTGCCCACTGCTGCTGCGCATACCAACACCACACATCTCATAGCCCACGTCCTGATCATCTTCATCCTCTCTCACCTAATTGTTCTGTATGCCGGGAACGGGCTGTCCGATTTCGACGAAGACCGTGCGGGCATCAAGCACAGTCGCCTTGAGCCGTTCTTTCGAACCGGATCGCTGGACTGCAATAATATCACCGACACATCCCTCCTGTTTCGCCACCCCCTGTGCAGTCACGACCGCCTTGCCAGTCCGAATGGATATCGTCACCGCATCCTCCTGCCTGACAACGGGCAATCGTTCCAGCATGCTCGCACAGAGAACGGAATTCGCCCCAACGATCCGGACTGACCGCATTCCTTCGAGCTCCGTTCCCTCAAAAATGACGTCTTCCGGAAGGCCGGTGGTTTCAAGACGCCGCGACATCATGCCCCCGCCGGTGATCGCCTCGTGACGCTGCAGCTGCCGGTTCGTCGCCACGACATTCCCATACGTCCTGACTTGTGCAGGGATTACTATCCTTCGCTCGACCCGGTCGTTGCATACAATTTCAACCGGTATGCCGACGTACCCCTTCAATTTCGGGACTGACCCGATCCCGACGCGGACGGAATACGACGATGATGACACCTTGATGGCCGACGGAACTTCCCGGAACTCCACCTGGAATTGCTCACGTTTTGACTCCCATCGACCGGCGACATATGCCTCGACCGCCTTCTTTATCCTGTCGGGATGAACAATCGTCACACCGGTATTGAGGCAGAGCAGTATTGATAGAAAAGCCGTCATCACTTTGTACGCTCCCGAGGAGTCTGATCCGTTACCGCTGCAAATTATTCGCCATGGCGAGCATATCCTCGACAGTTTTCACCGTCTTCGAGTTTATTTCGTATGCCCGTTGAGCGACGATCATGCTTATCATCTCTTCGACCACATCGACATTGGAGGACTCGAGCGAACCCTGCATCAGATCTCCAAATCCCTCTCCCCCTGCAACGCCCAGATTGGGTTTCCCCGAGGCGGGAGTCTCGACAAACAGGTTGTTCCCGATTGCCCTCAGACCCCCGGGGTTCACGAACTTTGCGAGTTCGAGTTGCCCAACCTTCGTCGGGGTCGTTTGTCCCACGATGGTCGCCTCGATGGTCCCTTCTTTTCCTATCTTGACGCTTGCCGTATCTGTGCCGAAGCTGATCCCCGGCTCTATCATATCTCCGAGGGATGTCACGAGCTGGCCTTCTCCTGAAATCTTCAGCGCACCATCTCTCGTGTATGCGATCGTGCCGTCCGGCCGCCTCACCTGCAGGAATCCCTCTCCCTGGATCATCAGATCGAGTGGGTTGTTTGTCGGCTGCACATCGCCCTGGCTGAACGACTTCACGACCGCAGCTGGCATCGTACCGTTTCCAATCTGGATCTCCGTTGCTTCCTGCGTTTGCCCGTCGGGAGACGTGGAACTGGCTTTGATCGTCTGATACATAAGATCCTGGAACTCTGCACGGCTCTTCTTAAAACCGGTCGTGTTGACGTTTGCGAGGTTGTGCGAGATCAGGTCCACATTCATTTGCTGGGCCAACATCCCGGTTGCCGCTGTTCGAAGTGCTCTGTTCATGCTCTCTCCTCATCAATGGAAATCATCAAACCCTGCCGACATCGAGCGCACGCTCGAGCGTCGTGTCCTGGGCTTTGATCGTTCGTTGGTCCGTTTCGAAACTTCTGCTCAGTTCCACGAGTTGAATCATTTCGCCCAGGGCCTCCACGTTCGATTCTTCCAGAAACCCCTGACGGATTACTACTGAATGACCATCAACTGCGGCGCGCTGTTCGGGAGCATCGGTCGTAAACATCGTCTGGCCGGCTTTCCTCAGCTGTGACATGTCGCGGAAGTCGGCAATGCGCAATTGCCCAAGGACTGCCTTTCCCACCGTCACCTCGCCCCGCTCGTTAATCGTAATCGACGAACCAACAGCTTTCTCGGGCCGCGGAATCTGAATATGGCCCGACGTGCTTAGCACGGGATATCCCTCAGCATTGACCACCGTCCCGTCCTGCGAAAGCGAGAACCCGCCATTGCGAGTGTACTTGATCCCCTGCGGCGTTTCGACGACGAAGAATCCCTTTCCCTGGATCGCCAGATCCAGAGGGTTGTGTGTCTGGGCAAAGGAACCTTCTGAAAAGTCGGTAAACTGCTTGCTGTCCAACCCTTTCAAATCCGCAAGCCCTTCGACCTGCGACAGCCCTGCATCCTTCATGGCCTGGATGAAAAGGCTGTCTCTCTTGTACCCCGTCGTGGCCGAGTTCGCGATATTGTTTGCGAGGACCTCGAGGCGCGTCATCCGCGGCTGCATCCCTGTACCTGAATTGTAGATTCCTTTGATCATGCTGCGTCCTCCGTCTCCTTCTGAGCGAGAGATAACCGCAAGAGCTTCGACGCCAATTCGAGCTCACCCTTGCCAACGCCAAGCTTTTTGGCAGCCGAGATTCTACCCTTGGCCGGTATGATGGTAGTTCCTATCGTACGTGTGACGCTGAGATGACCCTGCGTCCGTGCGTTGTCCCGAATTCTCATTGCGAGTTCGACGTCTCCCTGATTCCTATGATACTGTTCTGCGAACGTCAGTGCAGGCACTCCGTCCCGCTCAATCCTCTCCTCCGGTTCGAATTCATACTTCCGTTCTTCCCGTGAGCGCTCGGGGACAGCGGCCTCACCCCTCTCTTCGTCGTTCGGCGTGCGCGTCTGTAACGACCGCGCCTGCGCTGATGCGAAGAGCAGCTGTTCGAGTTTGTTTGCCCTGGTCATCTTCCGCTTGATGAGGATAGCCAATGCGGCGATGGAGGTCAGGAGAGAAAAGCCTGCCACGACAAGCCACACCAGGAGCTTCCTACCTGCGGGAGTTGGCTCCGAACCGGACTTCGAGCTCTGCAATGTCAGATTCGCCTGCGCCGGTGCATTACCTGCTGCTTTCGGATGACCAGCATCCTCGAGCTGTTGACGGGCGAGGGCAGCGATGTCGAACAGCGGCGACGGATGGTGTGGATCGTCCGGCAATGCTCTGTCCTGTGATCTCTTCGCTGCGGCCTGAGGCCGACTCTGCTTTGCTTCTTTCGTCTGAGTTGGAGCAACCCTCGTCTTTACCGGAGATTCATTTGCGACGATGCTCGCGGCTGGGGCTACGGTGTTCTTCGCGAACACATCGATCCAGATTGCCTCGTGACGGTCGTGCTGGGTTACCTGGAACCTCGCGTAGCCATTCCGCAGCAGCATGACTATTTTAGAAGTCGCGTTGACAACCGGTTCGACTGATGCGTTCTCTATGAGGCCGTTACGGAACTGCTTGTTCCACCCGCTCTGAGAAAGCGCCGATTTGATATCAGTCACGGTCAGCGTCAGGACATTGCCGCGTAGTTCCTGAGAATACTTCAACGGTCCCTTGAAGAACACCAGGAGGCGGGTGTACTCGGGACGAACGGCATAGCGCACATTTCCTTTCGCGGCGTCATCCTGCATCCCGGCAGCCGCACAGGAGAGCAGAATCATCGAAACCATGAGAGCAGTTGTGCGAGATCTCATTGGGCAGTCCTCCTCACAGGCAAGCTGATAGAAAACGTAGTCCCCATTTCGGGGGACGATTGCACCTTGATCTCCCCCTTATGCTGCGATATGATCTTGCTGCAAATCGAGAGACCGAGTCCCGTTCCCTTGCCGGCTTCCTTCGTGGTGAAAAACGGAGCGAAGATCTTCTCAATAACTTCCTTCGGAATTCCAGTGCCGGTGTCTGCCACGTGGACAAGCACTTTGAATCCTTTCGACTCCGTAGAGACCGCCACCTTGCCTCCGTCCGGCATGGCATCCCGGGCGTTGATGAGCAAATTAAGAAACACCTGCTGGAGATAGTTGGCGTTCCCGGGGATCGTTGGCAGCGTCGCAGCCAAGTCCGTGGAAATTGCGACCCTGTTGTTCTGGAAATCATGCTTGACAATTGCAACGACATCCTCGATGGCTTTGTTAACATCCACGAGCTCGATCTGGAAATCGTCCGACACTTTCCGGGAGAATGTCATCAGCCGTTTCGTGATCTCCGCGAGCCGCCGCACCTGCTGGTTGAACATCTCAAGCCAGTTTGGTACCGGTTTTCCCTTCATCGCCATGTCCAGATGCATCATGAGGATCTGGATTGGATTCTTTATCTCGTGGACGATACTTGCTGCCAACTCGCCGAGTGCGACGAGCTTCGCCGCCTGCATCATCTGCGCGTGGGAGGCCTTCAATTCCTGGTTGGCCTTCACGAGCTGGTGATAGGAGCGCCAGTTCTCGACCCCGGCCGCGGCCTGGTTTGCGAGCACGGTGAGGAGCTGCATGTCCTGGTTGGAGAATTCCTGCTGCGGCTTCTGTGTGTGGATCAGGTAGATACCGACATCCTTGTTACGCAGCACCAACGGGACGATCACAAAGTTCTGGGGCGATCCGTCTCCCATCATATGAGAGAGATCGGGGATAATCACGGTCTTCTTTTCCGAGAACACCCAGTCCACGATGCCTGATTCGAGGTGCTGCTGGGCCTCGGCCACAAGGAGCTCCGAGCCATGAGATGTCAACGGGAGCAAGCGCTTATCCGACATGTCAAACAAGAAGACGTTCGCTTCGATGATGGGGAGCACCTGCTGGCTCAGCTCGATGAGCGTGCTCACAATGCGCTCCGGCTCGACGGCCGTGCTGATCGTGTTCGACAGCCGCTGCATCGCGACCAGCTCGTCGATCGACGACCGAATGTCGAGGTTGTTCTTGTTGAACTGATTGTTCTCCCGCTTCAGGGCATCGATCGTCTGTTCCAGGGCCTTGATGTACATCTCCCTGTTTTCGATGAACTGCTCTATCCGCGGCTCAGCCTCATCCACGAGATGCAGGCGGGGTCGGTCCTCTGATGGATTATTATGTTTGTTCGATGTCATTTTTACATCACATTCAGATGCGCAAGCATCGCCGCTTCACGGATATCGGCGTTGATCACTTCGGTGTAGTTTCTGATGTATTCCTCAAGCACGTTTGGATCGTCCAGCTGCAGCCGCGTGAGGGCCCCGGCGTCAAACTCGATTCCTTTATCAAACTCGACTGCTCCGCCGTTGATTCTCGCCGCGAACACGTCCGCGCAGTGGATAATGGCAACCAGATCAGGGTTCTTCTCCGCTTTGCCCGGGTCGCTGTGCAGCAGCACGCCTTCGGCAAGGTGATCGGGCAGGTTCCATCGTTCGGCAAGCCAGCTGCCGATGTCCGCATGCGTGACACCCAAAACGCTCTCCTCCGCTTCCATAAACGTCAGATCGCTTTCGCGTGCAATATCGACAATGCGCTTAAACTCATTGTTGAAGTAGCGATGCATGACCGAAATGCCCATGTCGTGCAGCAGTCCTCCGACAAACACTTCTCCGCTCACACGGTAGCCGAGATCCCTCGCGAGCCTTCGTCCGATGACTCCGGTTGCAATGGAATGGTCCCAGAAGGCCTTCGAATCGAAATACTTGTCCGACTTTTTCTGCAGCGAACTCACCAGGGAGATGCTGATGACAATCTCCTTCAGCGCATCAAAACCGAGGACAATGATCGCAAAATCGATCGTCGCGATCTTCTTGGGGAACCCGTAGAACGGGGAATTCGCGATCTTCAGGACTTTCGCGGTCAGCGCCTGGTCGGTGGAAATGATCTTTCCAAGTTGCGAGGCGCTAGTCTTCGGATTATCCACCATCTCCACAACCTCCATCGCAATCGACGGAAGCGCTGGCAGGTTGATAATGGTTTTAACTTTATCGCGTATGTAGTCAGCAGAGAGCATGGGAGAAGCTACACAATTAGGGTTATTGCTGCGCGCAGTCTGGCAAGGGCTGTGGTCTGCAACTGCTCGACATCCGGAACTGAAACGCCCAACACTCTGGAAATGTCCACAATCGGAAGCCCCTCATAGTACAGCAGGGCGAGTACGACCCGTTCCTGTTCTGACAGCTCCTGCATTACCTCAACGAGGTTCTGCTTCAGTTCCGTGATCAGGGTTGCAAACTTCGGAGCGTGGGAAAGGTCCTCGCGGATTGAGGCAACGTATCCTGAGGCAGAATCGTTGGTCAGCGCCGCTTCCGTCAGCCCTAGAGTCGCAAGCGCCTGAGGGTCATATCCTTCGATCGATTCGTAATCCGTCTTGTGAATCTGGAGACGATGGCAGAGAACTTCAGCGGTATGAACGATGGAGACCAAGGTCCTGTGCGTCGTCGCGGAGGCCGGCTTGTGGTGAAGCCTGATCGCCGTGACGATATCATCCGACAGATGCCAGTGCGTCGCCAGCCAGGCACCTACATCAGCATGATCCTGTTTCGGGAGGGACGCGGAGACTAACCCTTTCGAAGTGCCTGCGCCCCCCTTGTTCATCCCATCATCACTGACGTGCTCATTGAGAATGACATAGCCAATATCATGGAGCAACCCGGCGACAAACGCGTCGTTCGGGTCGCAAAGGCCGGTCTGCTCAGAGATGAAGCGTGCCCCGAGCCCACATCCGATGGAATGGTCCCAGAACGCCTCGAACCGAATCATACTGTTCACCATGCGTCGGAACGCCCCCGTGACGATGGAACGAACCACCATTTCGCGGAGAGCGTCAAATCCGAGCAGGATAACGGCAAAATTAGGGTCCTTGACGCGTCGCGAAAACCCGTAAATGGGCGAATTCGCCTGCCGCAACACCCGTCTGACGAGCGTTTGGTCCTTTGAAATTGCCGACGTGAGTTTCGCCACACTCGTGAGCGGATTGTCGACGAGTTCGATGATCTCATTCACGCGATTCGAAATCGAGGGACGCCTCACCAGGGAGACGTAGCTTTCGGACACCAACTGATCGGACGTTGTTGTCATACCGTGTCCTCTAAGTATGTGCGCAATTCTTGCAGAACAGCTGTGTGGATTTGAAATACGCGTGACTCCGAAATCCGAAGGATCCGGCCGATCTCCCGGAATGTCAACTCTTCGTAATAGTACAGTGCCATCACCAGGCGATCCCGCTCTTCCAGCGACTCCAGCGCTCCGATCAACCGGCTCCGCGTATCTTCGGCACACAGAATCTCATGGGGGTCGGTGGACGGATCGGCTGCGATGTTCTGAATAACATCGGTTTCGTCGTCGTAACTGACACGGTGATCCATGGTGGCACCTTTCGCTGCGGTCAGCAATTCCTGATATTCCTCAATCGTTAACGAGAGTTTCGTCGCAATTTCCCCGGCCGTGAGCGTCTGGTTGTCCGCGCTCTCAGATTCCTGAACTACCCGGTTTCCCTGCCGCCCCTTCTTCCGAACAGATCGCGGAATCCAGTCGAGTTTTCTCAATTCGTCGAGGATGGTGCCCCGGATCCTGGTTACCGCATACGTCTCAAACCGTACATTCTTTGCCGGATCAAACTTCTCGATAGCGTCCAGCAATCCGAGGAGTCCGAATTGGATCAGATCCTTCTCTTCAAGAACACGCTCCTGTGCTGTATGAATAAAGCCAAACCGGCTCGTCACATAACGGACAAGCCCGAGATTGCTCTCGACCAGATCTTTCTTTGAGCAGCATAGATCTTCGCCGGACATCGACCGGTGCTCCATGGATCTCTGTGCAGACATGGTCATCATGAATATTCTGGAACCCCCTGACTAGGCCGCAGTCTGCGATGGTTTACTCACAGGGCGCGGCTCCTCTTTTTGCGGACTCCGCTCTTTGCTTGCGATCAACACTGCAAGGGCAAGGAGCGCTGAAAGTGCAACCGTGACAATGACAAATACAATAAACGCACGGGCAACGGTGTCAAGAACCGGATAGCGTTCCGTCGAGAACGCCACAAGGGAAACGAAGAACGCCAATGCTCCAATTTGGAAGATGATCTTGTTCATACCGGCTCCAGCCTCCTTGCTTCCGTGTGGGATGGTACCTGAGCACCAAATGTCCTTGCGAGTGCCCGAAGAGACAGCGCTGCTGGTGAGTAAGGATAGAGCTTCACCAATGGCTGCTGTTGCACGACCGCCCGCAGTGTGTTGTCATCATAGGGAATGAAGCCGATGTAGCTGGCCTGCGCGTTCAGGAAGTGACAGAGCGCAGTCTGCAGTTTCTCCGCAGCCTCGTTGGCACATTGAGCGAGCCGCACGGCGTTCATGAGAAAACTGATTGGAATGCCGGGATTTCCCGCAAGGATGATCTTCATCATCGCGTAGGCATCCATCACCGACGTCGGTTCGACGTTTGTGACGACCAAGACGTCGTCTGAATGAATGGCGAAATTCACAATCTCTCTGCTCAGTCCCGCCGCCGTGTCAATTACGACGAGATCAAAATGTTCCTCTGTCGATACGAGGTCATGCATCAACCGGTTCTGGTGCTCCAGATCGAGCTGCGGATACGCAGGATCGCCTGAACTCCCTGCGAGAATCTTCAGCCGCTGGTACGGGCTCACCACTGCGTCCTCAATCCCAAGCTCGCCCCTCAACACGTTGTTCAGTCTCCATTTCGGTGAGATGCCGAGCATCACGTCCAGGTTTGCGAGGTTTGCGTCCGCGTCGAGCAGGAGAACATTCTTGCCTGTTTCCGAGAGTGTGATGGCCAGGTTCAACGCGACAGTGCTCTTGCCAACGCCCCCCTTTCCAGAGGTAATCGTGACGACATGAGGTCGGACGCGGCCGACTTCGACATGACGCCTGGATGTCATCCGCCGCAACCCTGAAGCTTGATCCTGTATGTGTGTCTCGTCATGCATGAGCCAATGCGCCTTGATACACCAATGATGCAAACTTGATGCCATCGGCTACGACGATATCGTCCGGAACTCCTTGTCCTGTCGTCAGATAAGAAACGTTCACATTTGCCTTCTGCGCAATATTGAACAGTGGTCCGAAAGTAACCGCCTCATCAATTTTCGAAAAAATGATGTTGTTCGGGCGAAGAACCTTGAACTTCTCGACGATTTCGAGGAGTGTTCTGGCGCCGGTGGAAGCACTCAGGACCAGGTGTACCTCGTCCGGTTTGGCAGCTTCCACGAATTTCCTCAACTCCGTCAGGTCCTTTGAGGAGCGCTGGCTTCTGCCGACCGTATCGACGAGGATTACGTCCTTGTCCGAGAATTTCTTCAGTGCTGCGCTCATTTCCGACGGCCTGTAGACTACTTCCATGGGAATATCAGCAATGGAGGCAAACGTCCGGAGCTGTTCAATTGCTCCGATCCGAAATGTGTCTACGGTGATCAAACCAACCCGCGCGCTGTTCAGGAACTTCTCAATGGCAGCAAGCTTGGCAATCGTCGTTGTCTTGCCTGCCCCGGTGGGACCAACGAGCGCGACGACCCGGGAACGCTTCGTCTTGTGCCTGGGGGGGGCTCCGGTTTTCACCAAAGCGGCGATCGTCTCGATCAGGCGCCGGTCTATGATCTCTTTCCTGTCCAGATGCCCGGGAGGCACGCTCTTGAAGACAGCATCCGTCAACCTGGTTGCCGATTCCTCACTGACATCTTGTTCAATCAGATCCACATACGCCCGTTTCAGATGATCCGGCAGGGCGGGCGTCTGGCTGAATCTCAGCGTGTGCGCAATTTCTGTCACTGTGGATTTGATATCCTCCACTTCGGATTTCAGGTGGTAGTATTCGGCCGCTTCTCTCGCCTGCGGCGGAATCAATTTGGAGCTCTCCGTATGCCGCTTTTCGAAATGCTCAGCCACTTTTCTCAAACCGTCGACAGTCTGATGGCTTTCACCGCGC contains the following coding sequences:
- a CDS encoding transglycosylase SLT domain-containing protein, with protein sequence MSSSKHGQDMIPDVTNAAATVEATPKTKVLDEKAKLKLQKAVQDFEAIFVNYLLQNMRKTVQKSEDESSDFGGEMMQGMFDLEIAKHVARKSSLGMGDMLYRQLTGESLPKQAPRPASAPVSLPDHVKVSLPPPPRATVSIAPADTSSKSMPKRIDQLQNIIKDASTKYDVDANLIKAVIAAESAGNPRAMSPKSAKGLMQLIDSTATAMGVKDVWNPQQNVFGGSKYLKQLLDRFDGDVRLAVASYNAGPQAVEKHQGVPPFPETNQYVNRVMKYIRLFEQQGSAE
- a CDS encoding MinD/ParA family protein, which encodes MTSRRHVEVGRVRPHVVTITSGKGGVGKSTVALNLAITLSETGKNVLLLDADANLANLDVMLGISPKWRLNNVLRGELGIEDAVVSPYQRLKILAGSSGDPAYPQLDLEHQNRLMHDLVSTEEHFDLVVIDTAAGLSREIVNFAIHSDDVLVVTNVEPTSVMDAYAMMKIILAGNPGIPISFLMNAVRLAQCANEAAEKLQTALCHFLNAQASYIGFIPYDDNTLRAVVQQQPLVKLYPYSPAALSLRALARTFGAQVPSHTEARRLEPV
- a CDS encoding FliA/WhiG family RNA polymerase sigma factor produces the protein MMTMSAQRSMEHRSMSGEDLCCSKKDLVESNLGLVRYVTSRFGFIHTAQERVLEEKDLIQFGLLGLLDAIEKFDPAKNVRFETYAVTRIRGTILDELRKLDWIPRSVRKKGRQGNRVVQESESADNQTLTAGEIATKLSLTIEEYQELLTAAKGATMDHRVSYDDETDVIQNIAADPSTDPHEILCAEDTRSRLIGALESLEERDRLVMALYYYEELTFREIGRILRISESRVFQIHTAVLQELRTYLEDTV
- the flgG gene encoding flagellar basal-body rod protein FlgG encodes the protein MNRALRTAATGMLAQQMNVDLISHNLANVNTTGFKKSRAEFQDLMYQTIKASSTSPDGQTQEATEIQIGNGTMPAAVVKSFSQGDVQPTNNPLDLMIQGEGFLQVRRPDGTIAYTRDGALKISGEGQLVTSLGDMIEPGISFGTDTASVKIGKEGTIEATIVGQTTPTKVGQLELAKFVNPGGLRAIGNNLFVETPASGKPNLGVAGGEGFGDLMQGSLESSNVDVVEEMISMIVAQRAYEINSKTVKTVEDMLAMANNLQR
- a CDS encoding HDOD domain-containing protein, producing MLSADYIRDKVKTIINLPALPSIAMEVVEMVDNPKTSASQLGKIISTDQALTAKVLKIANSPFYGFPKKIATIDFAIIVLGFDALKEIVISISLVSSLQKKSDKYFDSKAFWDHSIATGVIGRRLARDLGYRVSGEVFVGGLLHDMGISVMHRYFNNEFKRIVDIARESDLTFMEAEESVLGVTHADIGSWLAERWNLPDHLAEGVLLHSDPGKAEKNPDLVAIIHCADVFAARINGGAVEFDKGIEFDAGALTRLQLDDPNVLEEYIRNYTEVINADIREAAMLAHLNVM
- the flgF gene encoding flagellar basal-body rod protein FlgF, with the translated sequence MIKGIYNSGTGMQPRMTRLEVLANNIANSATTGYKRDSLFIQAMKDAGLSQVEGLADLKGLDSKQFTDFSEGSFAQTHNPLDLAIQGKGFFVVETPQGIKYTRNGGFSLSQDGTVVNAEGYPVLSTSGHIQIPRPEKAVGSSITINERGEVTVGKAVLGQLRIADFRDMSQLRKAGQTMFTTDAPEQRAAVDGHSVVIRQGFLEESNVEALGEMIQLVELSRSFETDQRTIKAQDTTLERALDVGRV
- a CDS encoding flagellar basal body L-ring protein FlgH; this encodes MIRTWAMRCVVLVCAAAVGSMVQAQDLRENLSRSLFSDQKANHVGDAVTVLVVEASSASNDSKTSSSRESGISLSGSAKAGATPIPDAGFNLGSGNTFKGSGATQSQGLVRASISARVDSILSNGNMWINGSRLISINGEEQVIKISGIIRPTDVQADNSVYSSSISDAKIVFEGSGMIDRSQGPGWLTKLFHWLF
- a CDS encoding ATP-binding protein — translated: MTSNKHNNPSEDRPRLHLVDEAEPRIEQFIENREMYIKALEQTIDALKRENNQFNKNNLDIRSSIDELVAMQRLSNTISTAVEPERIVSTLIELSQQVLPIIEANVFLFDMSDKRLLPLTSHGSELLVAEAQQHLESGIVDWVFSEKKTVIIPDLSHMMGDGSPQNFVIVPLVLRNKDVGIYLIHTQKPQQEFSNQDMQLLTVLANQAAAGVENWRSYHQLVKANQELKASHAQMMQAAKLVALGELAASIVHEIKNPIQILMMHLDMAMKGKPVPNWLEMFNQQVRRLAEITKRLMTFSRKVSDDFQIELVDVNKAIEDVVAIVKHDFQNNRVAISTDLAATLPTIPGNANYLQQVFLNLLINARDAMPDGGKVAVSTESKGFKVLVHVADTGTGIPKEVIEKIFAPFFTTKEAGKGTGLGLSICSKIISQHKGEIKVQSSPEMGTTFSISLPVRRTAQ
- a CDS encoding flagellar basal body P-ring protein FlgI, which encodes MKCTSKLVFVLLIVSFQAGWSATRIKDIAYVKGVRGQQLIGYGLVVGLNGTGDTQRSTFTIQSVTSMLKRFGITVPSSDVRTRNAAAVMVTATVPAFSKEGGAIDVMVSSLGDATGLQGGTLLMTPLSGLDGAVYATAQGALSVGGMSVRAGGSEVRRNHTAAGRIPSGAVLEKSVTTDYAKGWKVAIVLLQSDFTTASRIAEGINAKLGKKIAWATDASTVAVEVPDSSRTDGKLVEFISIIEILEINPDVAARVVINERTGTIVVGGNVSILPVAISHGGVNIEIQQTPVISQPNAFSSGKTVSTSMTTVAAGIDSSSVVALEGAATVQDIAKSLNALKVSPRDIIAIFQALKEAGALKADLVII
- a CDS encoding sigma-70 family RNA polymerase sigma factor, whose product is MTTTSDQLVSESYVSLVRRPSISNRVNEIIELVDNPLTSVAKLTSAISKDQTLVRRVLRQANSPIYGFSRRVKDPNFAVILLGFDALREMVVRSIVTGAFRRMVNSMIRFEAFWDHSIGCGLGARFISEQTGLCDPNDAFVAGLLHDIGYVILNEHVSDDGMNKGGAGTSKGLVSASLPKQDHADVGAWLATHWHLSDDIVTAIRLHHKPASATTHRTLVSIVHTAEVLCHRLQIHKTDYESIEGYDPQALATLGLTEAALTNDSASGYVASIREDLSHAPKFATLITELKQNLVEVMQELSEQERVVLALLYYEGLPIVDISRVLGVSVPDVEQLQTTALARLRAAITLIV
- the flgA gene encoding flagellar basal body P-ring formation chaperone FlgA, which produces MTAFLSILLCLNTGVTIVHPDRIKKAVEAYVAGRWESKREQFQVEFREVPSAIKVSSSSYSVRVGIGSVPKLKGYVGIPVEIVCNDRVERRIVIPAQVRTYGNVVATNRQLQRHEAITGGGMMSRRLETTGLPEDVIFEGTELEGMRSVRIVGANSVLCASMLERLPVVRQEDAVTISIRTGKAVVTAQGVAKQEGCVGDIIAVQRSGSKERLKATVLDARTVFVEIGQPVPGIQNN